The segment CCTTCGAGAAGGTGCTGACGCGCCAGACCTACGAGGGTCTGCGGCTGCAGCCGATCTATACGGCCGAGGACGCGCCGGAGGGCCGTGCGGCGCCGGTCGCGGGTGGAACCCGGACGGAGACCGGCTGGGACGTGCGCCAGATGCAGGCGCACGGCGACCCGGCGGAAGCCGCGAAGGCGGTGAAGCAGGATCTCGAACGCGGCGCGACCTCCGTGCTGCTCCGGATCGACCGTCCCGGTGTGGACGGCATCGTCATCGGCTCCGCGGACGATCTCGACCGGGCGCTCGACGGCATTCACCTCGACATGGTGCCGGTCGCGCTCGATGCGGGCGCCTTTGGACCCCGTTCGGCGGCTATCCTTGAAGAGCTCTGGTCGAAACGCGGACACGGCGCAGGCGAGGTCTCCGGCAGCTTCCGGATCGATCCGCTCGGTGCGCTGGCCCGCGAGGGCTGGCTTCCGAGCGCGCTCGATGCCGCACTCGCAGAACTTGGCGAAACCGCGTCGCGCGCCGCGTCCGCGCATCCGAAAGTCCGCGCCGTCGGAGTCGACACGGCGCCCTATTACGAAGCGGGCGCGAACGAGGTCCAGGATCTCGCTTTTTCGATGGCGACGGCGATTGCCTATCTGCGCGCAATGGAAGCCGCCGGGCTCGACGTGGCCACCGCTGCCCGCCAGATCGAATTCAGCTACGCGCTCGGCGTCGATGTTTTCCAGGGCATCGCCAAGCTGCGCGCGGCGCGGCGGCTCTGGGCCCGCATCCTCGAGGCATCCGGTGTAGATGCCGCAAAGACGCCGATGCTGCAGCATGTGGTGACCGCAGAGCGGGCAATCGCCGGACGCGACGTCTGGGTGAACATGCTGCGTGCCACGGTCTCCACTTTCGCCGCCGGCGTCGGCGGCGCCGACAGCCTGACGGTGCTGCCCTATGACAGTACCGTCGGATTGCCGGACGGCTTCGCCCGGCGCATCGCGCGCAACACGCAAATCATCCTGATGGAAGAGTCCGACCTGCACCGGGTCGCCGATCCGGCGGGCGGCTCGTGGTACGTGGAGCGGCTGAGCGACGAGTATGCGTCCCGCGCCTGGGAGCTGCTGCAGCAGATAGAGCGCGACGGCGGTATGGCGGCGGCGCTGACCTCCGGGGCGGTTGCGGAGCAGGTGGCCGACGGCTGGGCGGAGCGGGAACGCAATCTCGCGCGCCGCAAGGACGAACTGACCGGCGTCAGCGCCTATCCGAACCTGAAGGAAGAAACCGCCACGGGTCTGACGGTCGACCGTGAGGCGCTTCGGGCAAAACTCGGCGCTGCGGCCTGGCCGAAGCGGACGGAGGCGGGTACCGAGATGGAAGCGCTCGCACGGCACCGGCTGGGCGAGGGCTTCGAGGCGCTGCGCGATGCGAGCGACGCCTTCCTTTCGGAAACCGGCAAGCGCCCGGCGATCTTCCAGCTGAATATCGGGATGCCGGTCGATTACACGGCCCGGGCGACCTTCGCGCAGAACTATTTCGCCGCCGGCGGGTTGGAGAGTGTTCCGGCCCAGAACGCCGCCGACTTCGTGGCGAGCGGCTGCCGTTTTGCCGTTCTCTGCTCCTCTGATAAAATCTACGGCGAAGAAGCGGTGGACGCCGCCGGAACGCTGAAACGGGCGGGCGCGGAGCGGATTTTCCTCGCGGGCCGTCCGGGCGACAACGAGGCGGCGTGGCGCGCGGCCGGTATCGACGGGTACATCTTCGTCGGCGACCAGACCCTTGCCACCCTTCGGGACGTCGCCGCCGGATTGGGAGTGATCGAGCAATGAGTGCGATACCCAATTTCTCCGAGATCGATCTCGGCGCGCCCGCGGGCAGCGCAAAGGTGGAAGGTAAGCTCTGGGAAACGCCGGAGCGGATCGGCGTGAAGCCGCTCTATACGGCGGAGGATATCGAAGGGCTCGACTTCCTGAAGACCTGGCCGGGCCTGCCGCCGTTCCTGCGCGGCCCCTATCCGACCATGTACGTCAACAAGCCCTGGACGATCCGGCAATATGCCGGCTTCTCCACGGCGGAACAGTCGAACGCCTTCTACCGGCGCAATCTGGCCGCGGGGCAGAAGGGGCTTTCGGTCGCCTTCGACCTTGCGACCCACCGGGGCTATGACAGCGACCATCTGCGCGTCGTCGGCGATGTCGGCATGGCCGGGGTCGCGATCGACAGCATCCTCGACATGCGCCAGCTGTTCGACGGCATCCCGCTCGACCAGATGAGCGTTTCCATGACCATGAACGGCGCCGTGCTGCCGGTCATGGCCCTCTACATCCTCGCGGCGGAAGAGCAGGGCGTTTCACCCGAGAAGCTCAGCGGCACCATCCAGAACGACATCCTCAAGGAGTTCATGGTCCGCAACACCTACATCTACCCGCCGGCGCCCTCGATGCGGATCATCTCCGACATCTTCGGCTTCACCTCGGCGAACATGCCGCGCTTCAACTCGATCTCGAT is part of the Nisaea sediminum genome and harbors:
- a CDS encoding methylmalonyl-CoA mutase subunit beta, whose amino-acid sequence is MSVLDNETLMALAEDFPETSRDAWMAAVETALKGASFEKVLTRQTYEGLRLQPIYTAEDAPEGRAAPVAGGTRTETGWDVRQMQAHGDPAEAAKAVKQDLERGATSVLLRIDRPGVDGIVIGSADDLDRALDGIHLDMVPVALDAGAFGPRSAAILEELWSKRGHGAGEVSGSFRIDPLGALAREGWLPSALDAALAELGETASRAASAHPKVRAVGVDTAPYYEAGANEVQDLAFSMATAIAYLRAMEAAGLDVATAARQIEFSYALGVDVFQGIAKLRAARRLWARILEASGVDAAKTPMLQHVVTAERAIAGRDVWVNMLRATVSTFAAGVGGADSLTVLPYDSTVGLPDGFARRIARNTQIILMEESDLHRVADPAGGSWYVERLSDEYASRAWELLQQIERDGGMAAALTSGAVAEQVADGWAERERNLARRKDELTGVSAYPNLKEETATGLTVDREALRAKLGAAAWPKRTEAGTEMEALARHRLGEGFEALRDASDAFLSETGKRPAIFQLNIGMPVDYTARATFAQNYFAAGGLESVPAQNAADFVASGCRFAVLCSSDKIYGEEAVDAAGTLKRAGAERIFLAGRPGDNEAAWRAAGIDGYIFVGDQTLATLRDVAAGLGVIEQ